In Drosophila bipectinata strain 14024-0381.07 chromosome 2R, DbipHiC1v2, whole genome shotgun sequence, one genomic interval encodes:
- the LOC138925981 gene encoding uncharacterized protein: protein MEMPTGSGGEARLVATCFLCEVEDEHVTVGCIGAGCVSMCHPKCAALEDGGVGWICAECDVDVHAQNSTLIRTEKLTSLTAGDNYQSYSGGDQMRIGTNDVDEASKEAQDLQTELRLLEEEDQLLQLRQQLLHRRKALMGKLPRERLSETGHAEKMPGASSTRYQNAGTDTIGEVAVVEGNGSTQRAHAGPPWLFSTSGEDNSAARVTKPVGRPSYEQLTARKTSVAELVKFSGRPEDWPLFIATYEQTTELCGFTDAENLMRLRHALEGPAKNAVQSLMLHADCVPQIIATLRMRFGRPEIIIDLLVTRIRQFPQVRENKLEMLVDFSVEVQNVCATMKSSKLDQYLNNPALTQELNPAGVSSIPGNDDPRSLECYSTVWLVLEMFPESQGGKMRRPQSLRNRWMPRTPHPLLHRGSTAPVQARCHAHRQEGVEMLFRVLPVTLYGNGRQVNTYAFIDDGSSLTLIDAPLLEDLGVKGQPQPLCMQWTAGMHRYEDSSVRLDLRISGIGQTKQYDLRDVHSFQSLDLPSQSLDITHLKAQHTHLRHLPLSGYDSAQPRLLIGLNNCKLGRVLRTKEGTTEEPIAEKTRLGWTIKGRSSNSVGDDITPNYHVFHICACEADENKEILRLLEQCMWSDGGPRPEMNSKSVSNDDQLAIQQLEKNTRRINGRFETGLLWRYKDDKLPDSLPTALKRARCLYQKLTREPELAKGIRRQLDEYVKKGYARPITSEEAEEKPYWYLPIFPVLNVNKPGKLRIVWDAAAKTEGISLNTMLLKGPDQLAQLVPILHRFREKRIAIGGDIAEMFHQVRIHTEDQRYQRFVIIDPYTQRRENYAMQVMTFGASCSPSCAQYVKNRNAESFKKEYPRAVKCLLENYYVDDMLDSVDTEEEAISLARQVHYIHLQGGFLIRNWVSNSREVLSALGEGAPTLVRLDEATDGQTEKVLGMWWDTKEDLIRYRVSPRYRHKELLQGRQLPTKREFLSVLMYIYHPLGLISFYVMYAKIIFQEIWRSGCTWDDPIPEAEWIKWKRWLRYIPDVEKMTIPRCHMKESLMDSEVDMHTFVDASENGFAAVSYIRFQNKAGIHCSLLGSKTKVAPLRPTSIPRLELMGAVLGARLAQTLELSLGTKLSTRTFWTDSRTVLSWLRSDQRKYKQFVAFRVIEILDGTSVKDWRWVPSSENVADDATKWNKGPDFNRESRWLNGPRFLWQERQFWPLTEAEEGDESGMELKAQFIGVCDGFTDVGRATLIDSERFSIWTRLLWSTARTVWCMRRWKAKALQRSDIENQPSQEDTRVAESLLWSYAQAEYYQTEIRLILQGKPLKKNNLLYKLGPYMDSDGVLKLDERAKMIKGSDRVVLPCSSHITQLIIKEFHRRFRHANHETVVNELRQRFWIPKLRSTLARIRRSCQQCKNRQAAPNHRAWRNFPIQE from the exons ATGGAGATGCCTACTGGATCCGGTGGAGAAGCAAGATTGGTGGCGACATGCTTCCTCTGTGAAGTGGAGGACGAGCACGTGACAGTTGGCTGCATTGGCGCCGGCTGCGTGAGCATGTGCCATCCTAAGTGTGCTGCTCTAGAGGATGGCGGCGTAGGATGGATCTGTGCAGAGTGTGACGTAGACGTCCATGCACAGAACTCGACGTTGATCAGGACAGAAAAGCTGACCAGCCTGACGGCTGGGGACAACTACCAAAGTTACTCAGGTGGCGACCAGATGAGGATCGGAACTAATGACGTCGACGAGGCCTCGAAGGAAGCGCAAGACCTGCAGACGGAGCTAAGGTTGTTGGAGGAAGAAGATCAGTTGCTGCAGTTGCGACAACAACTTCTACATAGGCGAAAGGCGCTCATGGGCAAGCTCCCAAGGGAGAGGCTATCGGAGACTGGCCACGCAGAAAAGATGCCTGGAGCATCTAGTACACGGTACCAGAATGCTGGTACGGACACAATTGGTGAAGTTGCCGTTGTGGAAGGAAACGGCAGTACGCAGAGAGCCCACGCTGGGCCCCCATGGCTCTTTTCTACCAGTGGGGAGGACAACTCAGCTGCTAGGGTCACTAAACCTGTGGGCAGACCATCGTACGAACAATTGACAGCGAGGAAGACTAGCGTGGCTGAGTTGGTGAAGTTTTCCGGAAGGCCGGAGGACTGGCCCTTATTCATCGCAACGTATGAACAGACGACGGAGCTATGCGGATTCACGGATGCCGAGAACCTAATGCGGCTTCGGCATGCGTTGGAAGGACCAGCCAAGAACGCAGTACAAAGTCTAATGCTGCATGCGGACTGTGTTCCGCAGATAATCGCCACGCTAAGAATGCGATTTGGGCGACCCGAAATTATCATTGACTTGTTAGTGACAAGGATTAGACAATTTCCTCAAGTGAGGGAGAATAAGCTTGAAATGCTGGTTGACTTCTCGGTGGAGGTGCAAAATGTTTGTGCTACGATGAAATCCTCCAAGTTGGACCAGTACTTAAACAACCCAGCGCTCACGCAGGAGCTA AACCCTGCAGGAGTGTCCAGCATTCCTGGAAATGACGACCCGCGATCGCTGGAATGCTACTCGACGGTGTGGCTTGTGCTGGAGATGTTTCCAGAGTCACAAGGTGGAAAGATGCGGCGTCCCCAATCCTTGCGGAATAGATGGATGCCTAGAACGCCACATCCCCTGTTGCATCGCGGCAGCACGGCTCCCGTCCAAGCCAGGTGCCATGCACACCGACAAGAAGGTGTGGAAATGCTATTCAGGGTATTGCCAGTGACTTTGTATGGAAATGGTAGGCAAGTCAACACGTATGCCTTCATCGACGATGGGTCATCTCTAACCTTGATCGACGCCCCATTGCTAGAAGACCTTGGAGTGAAGGGACAACCGCAGCCTCTATGTATGCAGTGGACTGCCGGCATGCACCGGTATGAGGACAGCTCGGTCAGACTCGACTTAAGGATCTCCGGCATTGGCCAAACGAAGCAATATGATCTTCGCGACGTTCACTCGTTCCAGTCTCTTGATCTCCCGTCACAGTCGTTGGATATAACCCACCTGAaagcacaacacacacaccttCGACATCTACCACTGTCCGGATACGACTCAGCACAGCCCAGGCTCTTGATAGGTCtcaataattgcaaactaGGGCGCGTGCTTCGCACCAAGGAAGGCACAACAGAAGAACCGATCGCTGAGAAGACCCGCCTGGGGTGGACGATTAAAGGAAGAAGCTCCAACAGTGTGGGTGATGACATAACCCCAAACTACCACGTGTTTCACATATGTGCATGTGAAGCTGACGAGAACAAGGAGATCTTGCGCCTGCTTGAGCAGTGCATGTGGTCGGACGGCGGCCCTAGACCAGAGATGAATAGCAAGAGCGTATCCAATGATGACCAGTTGGCTATACAGCAGCTGGAGAAGAACACGAGGCGTATAAATGGCCGATTTGAAACAGGTCTGCTTTGGAGGTATAAAGATGACAAGCTGCCGGATAGTTTACCTACAGCCCTAAAGCGTGCACGATGCCTGTACCAGAAACTGACTCGCGAGCCGGAGCTTGCGAAGGGAATTCGCCGACAGCTAGATGAGTACGTAAAGAAAGGATATGCACGGCCCATTACGTCGGAAGAAGCTGAGGAAAAGCCATATTGGTATCTACCTATCTTTCCCGTGCTAAACGTCAACAAGCCAGGAAAGCTTCGCATAGTCTGGGATGCGGCTGCGAAGACGGAAGGGATCTCGCTGAACACAATGCTGCTGAAGGGACCTGACCAACTAGCGCAGTTGGTACCAATACTTCACAGATTTAGAGAGAAACGTATTGCTATCGGCGGCGATATCGCCGAGATGTTTCATCAGGTCAGAATACACACAGAAGATCAGAGATACCAACGCTTTGTTATTATAGACCCATACACACAACGGAGAGAGAACTACGCCATGCAGGTAATGACGTTTGGGGCTAGTTGCTCCCCCAGCTGTGCCCAGTACGTGAAGAACAGAAATGCAGAGTCGTTCAAGAAGGAATACCCACGAGCGGTGAAGTGCTTATTGGAGAATTACTATGTAGACGACATGCTGGACAGCGTCGACACGGAGGAAGAAGCTATAAGCCTCGCGCGTCAGGTCCACTACATTCATCTTCAGGGCGGATTCCTCATTCGAAACTGGGTATCGAATTCCAGAGAAGTATTAAGCGCACTCGGCGAAGGAGCACCCACGCTAGTGAGACTAGACGAAGCAACGGATGGACAGACCGAAAAGGTGCTGGGAATGTGGTGGGACACGAAAGAAGATCTCATCCGCTACCGTGTATCCCCACGATATCGCCATAAAGAACTTCTCCAAGGAAGGCAACTACCCACCAAACGAGAGTTTCTCAGTGTGTTGATGTATATATATCATCCTTTAGGGCTCATATCCTTCTACGTgatgtatgcaaaaataatatttcaggaaatatggcGAAGTGGATGTACCTGGGATGACCCCATACCTGAGGCAGAATGGATTAAATGGAAGCGATGGCTTCGGTATATCCCGGACGTTGAGAAAATGACCATCCCAAGATGCCACATGAAGGAGTCGCTGATGGATTCAGAAGTGGATATGCACACCTTCGTGGACGCAAGCGAGAATGGATTTGCCGCCGTGAGTTATATACGATTTCAAAATAAGGCAGGAATCCACTGCAGTCTACTGGGCAGCAAAACCAAGGTAGCCCCTCTAAGACCGACATCCATACCAAGGCTTGAACTCATGGGAGCAGTGCTTGGAGCGAGGTTGGCTCAAACTCTTGAGCTTTCACTTGGCACGAAGCTGAGCACACGGACTTTCTGGACCGACTCGAGGACCGTGCTGAGTTGGCTGCGATCGGACCAGAGGAAGTACAAACAATTTGTAGCATTCCGTGTGATCGAGATTCTAGACGGTACTAGCGTCAAGGACTGGCGCTGGGTACCTTCCTCCGAGAACGTGGCGGACGACGCCACTAAGTGGAACAAAGGACCGGATTTCAACCGAGAAAGTCGATGGTTAAACGGGCCGAGATTTCTTTGGCAAGAGAGGCAATTTTGGCCGCTGACAGAGGCGGAAGAAGGAGACGAGTCAGGAATGGAACTGAAGGCGCAATTCATCGGCGTATGTGACGGATTCACAGACGTAGGCCGCGCGACCCTCATAGACTCTGAGCGGTTCTCAATCTGGACCCGTCTGCTATGGAGTACCGCAAGAACGGTATGGTGTATGAGGCGATGGAAGGCCAAGGCTCTACAACGATCGGACATCGAAAATCAGCCATCACAAGAAGATACCAGGGTCGCGGAGAGTCTTCTGTGGTCGTACGCTCAGGCGGAGTACTACCAGACGGAGATACGGTTAATCTTACAAGGAAAACCATTGAAGAAGAATAACCTACTATACAAGCTGGGACCGTATATGGATTCCGATGGCGTATTAAAGCTGGATGAACGTGCCAAGATGATCAAGGGAAGCGACCGCGTCGTACTCCCCTGCAGCAGCCACATTACGCAGCTCATCATAAAGGAATTTCACCGAAGATTTCGGCACGCTAACCACGAGACGGTGGTCAACGAACTACGACAAAGATTTTGGATACCAAAGCTGAGATCCACCCTTGCTCGGATACGACGCTCCTGCCAGCAATGCAAGAACCGGCAGGCGGCCCCAAACCACCGCGCATGGCGGAACTTCCCTATCCAAGAGTAG
- the LOC138925982 gene encoding uncharacterized protein, with amino-acid sequence MVQVRRSSEKRYGVLFTCLSTRAIHLEVAYSLTTDSCILAVRSFMARRGCPVELWSDNGTNFQGACTELRRAFEDVDQDLLSREFSGPQMPWKFIPPASPHMGGAWERLVRSVKTALESILLDKRPSDELLRAALMEAEAIVNSRPLTYIPLEDENEESLTPNHFLLGSSTGRGPTMETIPEGVQLKKSWRESQQLADSFWRRWLQEYLPVITRRTKWCEKAKPLVEGDFVYVCDPGQPRSQWPKGRILKVNLSSDGQVRSAAVRTQSGVYTRPATKLAVLSIERSLVDPWRNIQVGSVTIDSKTAPAASGNAEVAESIV; translated from the coding sequence ATGGTTCAGGTCAGACGCAGTTCGGAGAAAAGATACGGCGTGCTCTTCACCTGCCTCTCTACAAGGGCAATACATCTAGAGGTAGCGTATTCATTAACAACTGACTCTTGTATTCTAGCGGTGCGCAGTTTTATGGCCCGACGAGGGTGCCCAGTGGAACTCTGGAGCGACAACGGCACCAATTTTCAAGGAGCCTGCACGGAGTTGCGTAGGGCGTTTGAAGATGTGGACCAGGATCTACTCTCTCGCGAGTTCAGTGGACCACAGATGCCATGGAAGTTCATTCCACCCGCATCTCCCCACATGGGTGGGGCATGGGAGCGCTTGGTGCGTTCCGTGAAGACGGCGTTGGAATCAATCCTCCTTGACAAACGACCATCGGATGAGTTGCTGAGAGCCGCTCTAATGGAGGCGGAGGCGATCGTCAACTCGCGACCCTTAACATACATCCCATTGGAAGATGAGAACGAAGAATCACTGACGCCGAATCATTTCCTGCTTGGAAGCTCAACTGGAAGAGGACCGACGATGGAGACCATACCCGAAGGAGTGCAGCTCAAGAAAAGCTGGAGGGAATCACAACAACTGGCGGACTCATTCTGGAGGCGATGGCTTCAAGAATACCTGCCAGTGATCACTAGGCGGACCAAGTGGTGCGAAAAGGCTAAGCCTCTTGTAGAAGGAGATTTCGTGTATGTGTGCGATCCCGGACAGCCGCGTAGCCAGTGGCCGAAAGGAAGAATCCTGAAGGTGAACCTTAGCTCGGACGGTCAAGTGAGGAGCGCCGCGGTGAGGACCCAATCTGGCGTTTATACAAGACCCGCGACAAAGCTGGCAGTTCTATCTATCGAGAGAAGTTTGGTAGATCCCTGGCGGAATATACAAGTGGGGAGTGTTACGATAGATAGCAAAACTGCTCCCGcggcatccggcaacgccgaagttgcagaatcgatagtttaa